A window of the Cystobacter fuscus genome harbors these coding sequences:
- a CDS encoding M48 family metalloprotease: MRIRSSTGRGLLAVGLLLLFYVGMSGLALGLLSLPYVLQVGPRLHTLLTVLCVAAGGAILWSLVPRLERFEPPGLLLTEAEHPRLFAMIRDVARRMDARMPEDLYLIADVNAHVSQVGGVLGLGGRRVMCLGMGLFAVDNVSQLRAAVAHELGHFQGGDTRLMGLLCATRQAMARSLELFGRDEHALLRWPLAWMCGTFLRLTQALSREQELVADGWSVRIAGKQAHVSGLRWEALHAAGYRRFLEQEVWPLADRGVVPDNLFEGYRRYLASAAWREGLGELTAAASERVPCPYDSHPSLDERVAFAERFELPEVPVDETPASSLLSNVEALERCFTQRLWPHAVELMSWTEAGARWSMLWNETASRVQVRVPDFCLARVVALLQDAAAWGPFAEAIQPRLVGYRAPDRDERVLEVVSHAASAYLASILAQHGMVWRTSPGEPLRLEREGEPVDPTDLVEGVLEGRLGVEVVEGLFARLAVARDAAWSVREEEREEALAPLAPVKVESAGDAVTVCAPFSRLGLPHCCAVCGGDICRHVETRFHVGGVLSDDGDITIEVPVCQTHALQPHKAFKVRRYEQASDLITLEVPSLEYARLIQRSNA; encoded by the coding sequence ATGCGAATCCGTTCGTCCACAGGTCGCGGCTTGCTCGCCGTGGGACTGCTGCTCTTGTTCTACGTGGGCATGAGCGGGCTCGCGTTGGGGCTGCTCTCCCTGCCCTATGTGCTGCAAGTGGGCCCTCGCCTGCACACGCTGCTCACCGTGCTGTGCGTGGCGGCCGGGGGCGCGATCCTCTGGAGCCTGGTGCCGCGGCTCGAGCGCTTCGAGCCTCCGGGGCTGCTGCTCACCGAGGCCGAGCACCCGCGGCTGTTCGCGATGATTCGCGACGTGGCCCGGCGCATGGACGCGCGCATGCCCGAGGATCTCTACCTCATCGCCGACGTCAACGCCCACGTGTCACAGGTGGGCGGGGTGTTGGGGCTCGGTGGCCGGCGCGTGATGTGTCTGGGCATGGGGCTGTTCGCGGTGGACAACGTGTCGCAGTTGCGCGCGGCGGTGGCGCACGAGCTCGGCCACTTCCAGGGCGGGGACACGCGGCTGATGGGGCTGCTGTGCGCCACGCGCCAGGCGATGGCGCGCTCCCTGGAGCTGTTCGGGCGGGACGAGCACGCGCTCTTGCGCTGGCCCCTCGCCTGGATGTGCGGGACGTTCCTGCGCCTCACCCAGGCGCTCAGCCGGGAGCAGGAGCTGGTGGCGGATGGCTGGAGCGTGCGCATCGCCGGCAAACAGGCGCATGTGTCGGGGCTGCGCTGGGAGGCGCTGCACGCGGCGGGCTACCGCCGCTTCCTCGAGCAGGAGGTGTGGCCCCTGGCCGACCGGGGCGTGGTGCCCGACAACCTCTTCGAGGGCTACCGGCGCTACCTCGCGAGCGCCGCCTGGCGCGAGGGCCTGGGGGAGTTGACGGCCGCGGCATCCGAGCGCGTCCCGTGCCCGTATGACTCGCACCCGAGCCTGGACGAGCGCGTCGCCTTCGCCGAGCGGTTCGAACTGCCGGAGGTGCCCGTGGACGAGACGCCCGCGTCCTCGCTCCTGTCGAACGTGGAGGCCCTGGAGCGCTGCTTCACCCAGCGGCTGTGGCCGCACGCGGTGGAGCTCATGTCGTGGACGGAGGCGGGGGCGCGCTGGAGCATGTTGTGGAACGAGACGGCGAGCCGGGTGCAGGTCCGGGTGCCGGACTTCTGTCTGGCGCGGGTGGTGGCCCTGCTCCAGGACGCCGCCGCGTGGGGGCCCTTCGCCGAGGCCATCCAGCCGCGGCTGGTGGGCTACCGGGCACCGGACCGTGACGAGCGGGTGCTCGAGGTGGTGAGCCACGCGGCGAGCGCGTATCTGGCGAGCATCCTCGCCCAGCACGGCATGGTGTGGAGGACCTCGCCCGGAGAGCCCCTGCGGCTGGAGCGCGAGGGCGAGCCGGTGGACCCCACGGACCTGGTGGAGGGCGTGTTGGAGGGACGGCTCGGCGTCGAGGTGGTGGAGGGCTTGTTCGCGCGGCTCGCGGTGGCCCGGGACGCGGCGTGGAGCGTTCGGGAGGAGGAGCGCGAGGAGGCCCTGGCGCCCCTGGCGCCCGTGAAGGTGGAGAGCGCGGGGGACGCGGTGACGGTGTGCGCTCCCTTCTCGCGCCTGGGCCTGCCGCATTGTTGCGCCGTCTGTGGGGGCGACATCTGCCGCCACGTGGAGACGCGCTTCCACGTGGGCGGGGTGCTGAGCGACGACGGTGACATCACCATCGAGGTGCCCGTCTGCCAGACGCACGCGCTCCAGCCGCACAAGGCCTTCAAGGTCCGCCGCTACGAGCAGGCCTCGGATCTCATCACGCTCGAGGTGCCCTCGCTCGAGTACGCGCGGCTCATCCAGCGCAGCAACGCCTGA
- a CDS encoding bifunctional metallophosphatase/5'-nucleotidase yields MRHMLPRSRPRPLAPCAALLASLLCACAHPPGGQPSATRAGSTAPGKTVLARILAINDFHGNLAPPTGSAGEVRTGRLVEGKPERVEAGGAAWLAAHLSRLRAEPSAAPPVMVSAGDLIGASPLLSALFHDEPTIEAMNLMGLALHGVGNHEFDEGTAELLRMRNGGCHPVEGCQGREPFAGARFEFLAANVVDAKGATLFPAYALREFEGVKVAFIGMTLQGTPEIVDAAGIQGLRFLDEADTVNALVPELKKQGVRAIVVLVHEGGVQKGPGASYDGCEGLSGPIVDIVHRLDPEVDAVLSAHTHQAYNCVLDGKRVTSASSYGRLITHLELVLDAASGDVVDSRAHNVIVTHEGAQDPEVGALVERYERLSAPLRERVIGHVAQTLRGPDARQWPSGESPLGNLLADAELAATREAGAQVAFINPGGIRGEFASGDVTYGEAFTVQPFGNSLVTLTLTGEQLRQLLEEQWVGDNVRILHPSHGFSYTWKDSAPVGQKVDPASLRLHGVPIDPAGHFRVTVVSFLAGGGDNFRVFTQGTERQGGPTDLQALESWLKAQSPLSAPETNRITRVP; encoded by the coding sequence ATGCGCCACATGCTCCCCCGTTCACGCCCTCGCCCCCTCGCTCCATGCGCGGCCCTGCTCGCCTCGCTCCTCTGCGCTTGTGCCCACCCGCCTGGAGGACAGCCCTCCGCCACGCGCGCGGGGAGCACCGCCCCGGGGAAGACCGTGCTCGCGCGCATCCTCGCCATCAATGACTTTCATGGAAACCTCGCGCCGCCCACGGGCTCGGCGGGGGAGGTGCGCACCGGCCGGCTCGTGGAGGGCAAACCGGAGCGGGTGGAGGCCGGAGGCGCGGCGTGGCTCGCCGCGCACCTGTCCCGCTTGCGCGCGGAGCCCTCGGCGGCCCCCCCCGTGATGGTGTCCGCGGGAGATCTCATCGGCGCCAGCCCGCTGCTCTCCGCCCTGTTCCACGACGAGCCCACCATCGAGGCGATGAACCTCATGGGGCTCGCGCTGCACGGCGTGGGCAATCACGAGTTCGACGAGGGCACCGCCGAGCTGCTGCGCATGCGCAACGGAGGCTGTCACCCGGTGGAGGGTTGCCAGGGCCGGGAGCCCTTCGCGGGCGCGCGCTTCGAGTTCCTCGCGGCCAACGTGGTCGACGCGAAGGGCGCCACGCTCTTTCCCGCCTACGCGCTGCGGGAGTTCGAGGGCGTGAAGGTGGCCTTCATCGGCATGACGCTCCAGGGCACGCCGGAGATCGTCGACGCCGCCGGCATCCAGGGGCTGCGCTTCCTCGACGAGGCGGACACGGTCAACGCGCTCGTGCCCGAGCTGAAGAAGCAGGGCGTGCGGGCCATCGTCGTGCTGGTGCACGAAGGGGGCGTGCAGAAGGGCCCCGGCGCCTCCTACGACGGCTGCGAGGGACTCTCCGGCCCCATCGTGGACATCGTCCACCGGTTGGATCCCGAGGTGGACGCCGTCCTCAGCGCCCACACCCACCAGGCCTACAACTGCGTGCTCGACGGCAAGCGCGTCACCAGCGCGTCGTCCTACGGACGGCTCATCACCCACCTGGAGCTGGTGCTGGACGCGGCGAGCGGCGACGTGGTGGACAGCCGCGCGCACAACGTCATCGTCACCCACGAGGGAGCGCAAGACCCCGAGGTGGGGGCACTGGTGGAGCGCTATGAGCGACTGAGCGCGCCCCTGCGCGAGCGCGTGATCGGGCACGTGGCGCAGACGCTGCGCGGACCGGATGCGCGGCAATGGCCCTCGGGAGAGTCCCCGCTGGGCAACCTGCTCGCGGACGCGGAGCTCGCGGCGACACGGGAAGCGGGCGCGCAGGTGGCGTTCATCAACCCGGGAGGCATCCGCGGTGAGTTCGCCTCGGGCGACGTCACCTATGGCGAGGCCTTCACCGTGCAACCCTTCGGCAACTCCCTGGTGACGCTCACGCTCACCGGCGAGCAACTGCGACAGCTGCTCGAGGAGCAATGGGTGGGCGACAACGTGCGCATCCTCCACCCCTCGCACGGCTTCTCCTATACATGGAAGGACTCGGCACCCGTGGGCCAGAAGGTGGACCCGGCCAGCCTCCGGCTCCACGGCGTCCCCATCGACCCGGCGGGTCACTTCCGCGTCACGGTGGTCAGCTTCCTGGCGGGGGGCGGAGACAACTTCCGCGTCTTCACCCAGGGCACCGAGCGCCAGGGGGGACCCACGGACCTGCAAGCCTTGGAGTCCTGGCTCAAGGCACAATCTCCACTTTCCGCGCCAGAGACAAACCGCATCACCCGGGTTCCCTAG
- a CDS encoding alpha/beta fold hydrolase has product MRFSRLEVLGWALLCAMVVACTHHASSGSSQPLDTGEHQQVINGVRLYYRVAGEAPRQQAPVLFLHGGPGYNSYSFARLMGARLEKGQRMVYLDQRGCGRSERPWDNTYSLEVLLRDLEVLRQELDVERWVLMGHSIGATLALEYAARHPERVVGVVYVSGMSDAAFSFATWKQELERQHPGRIAVTDPAGSSSDYAQVMKALRGLDAQAFFNRLQFHDAVYLQQQEAVDMESGLRNTGELSRTLFATELTQYRFTQPERVTAPVLVIGGRYDSSIGLPSLKALTASLPRATFLEYEKSGHFPYLEEADRFEQDVKGFLASLR; this is encoded by the coding sequence ATGCGTTTCTCGCGTCTCGAAGTCCTTGGGTGGGCCCTCCTGTGTGCGATGGTGGTCGCATGTACCCACCATGCCTCCTCCGGCTCGTCCCAGCCGCTCGACACGGGTGAGCACCAGCAGGTCATCAATGGCGTGCGGCTGTACTACCGCGTCGCGGGCGAGGCACCCCGTCAGCAGGCGCCGGTGCTCTTCCTGCACGGGGGCCCTGGCTACAACAGCTACAGCTTCGCGCGGCTGATGGGCGCGCGCCTGGAGAAGGGCCAGCGCATGGTGTACCTGGACCAGCGCGGCTGCGGCCGCTCCGAGCGCCCCTGGGACAACACCTACTCCCTGGAGGTGCTGCTGCGCGACCTGGAGGTGCTGCGGCAGGAGCTGGACGTGGAGCGCTGGGTGCTCATGGGCCACTCCATCGGCGCCACGCTCGCCCTGGAGTACGCGGCGCGCCACCCCGAGCGCGTGGTGGGCGTGGTGTACGTGAGCGGCATGTCGGACGCGGCCTTCTCCTTCGCCACGTGGAAGCAGGAGCTGGAGCGGCAGCACCCCGGGCGCATCGCGGTGACGGACCCGGCGGGCAGCTCGTCCGACTATGCCCAGGTGATGAAGGCCCTGCGCGGCCTGGATGCCCAGGCCTTCTTCAACCGGCTGCAGTTCCACGACGCCGTGTACCTGCAACAGCAGGAGGCGGTGGACATGGAGAGCGGCCTGCGCAACACCGGCGAGCTGTCACGCACCCTGTTCGCCACCGAGCTCACCCAGTACCGCTTCACCCAGCCCGAGCGCGTCACCGCGCCGGTGCTCGTCATCGGCGGCCGCTACGACTCCTCCATCGGCCTGCCCAGCCTCAAGGCCCTGACAGCGTCCCTGCCCCGCGCCACCTTCCTCGAGTACGAGAAGAGCGGGCACTTCCCCTACCTGGAAGAGGCGGACCGCTTCGAGCAGGACGTGAAGGGCTTCCTGGCGTCGCTGCGGTGA
- the clpP gene encoding ATP-dependent Clp endopeptidase proteolytic subunit ClpP, translated as MNIPLVIETTHRGERAYDLYSRLLKDRIVMLGTPVNDDVANIIVAQLLFLESEDPDKGISLYINSPGGSVTAGLAIYDTMQYVKCPVSTICIGQAASMGALLLLAGSPGKRYALPNSRIMIHQPLGGAQGQASDIDIQAKEILRLRSYINGLFVKHTGHNIERIEKDTERDYFMSAEEARQYGLIDEVVTKQILSPAPSKG; from the coding sequence ATGAACATTCCCCTCGTCATCGAGACCACCCATCGGGGTGAGCGCGCCTACGATCTCTACAGCCGGCTCCTCAAGGACCGCATCGTCATGCTGGGCACGCCGGTGAACGATGATGTGGCCAACATCATCGTCGCCCAGTTGCTCTTCCTCGAGTCCGAGGACCCCGACAAGGGCATCAGCCTCTACATCAACTCGCCGGGAGGCTCGGTGACGGCGGGCCTGGCCATCTACGACACGATGCAGTACGTCAAGTGCCCCGTGTCGACCATCTGCATCGGGCAGGCGGCGTCCATGGGCGCGCTGCTGCTGCTCGCCGGGTCGCCGGGCAAGCGCTACGCGCTGCCCAACTCGCGCATCATGATCCACCAGCCGCTCGGTGGCGCCCAGGGCCAGGCGTCGGACATCGACATCCAGGCCAAGGAAATCCTCCGCCTGCGCTCGTACATCAACGGCCTCTTCGTGAAGCACACCGGCCACAACATCGAGCGCATCGAGAAGGACACCGAGCGCGACTACTTCATGAGCGCCGAGGAGGCCCGGCAGTACGGCCTCATCGACGAGGTGGTGACCAAGCAGATCCTCTCGCCCGCTCCCTCCAAGGGCTAG